Part of the Flavobacterium sp. KS-LB2 genome is shown below.
GCTTTTTAGATTCTAAATCATAAAAAGTCAGGAGATGATTTTGAGGTAAATCCTTGTTGACAGCTAATGATTTTTCAAAAATTTGCTTGAGTTCTGTAAAAGCAGCCGTATTTTTTTTATCAATAGGATGAGACATGGCCGTAGCAATATTTCGAACCGCAAGAACCAAATCTTTAGTTTCAGCAATAGTCAAAGACGACTTTGAATCAGGACCAAACATTTGCCTATCAAAAACCACATGGAATTCAAGTATTTCAGCCCCTAGAGCAGTAGCTGCAATACAAGTTTCCATTTTTGCAGAATGATCTGAAAAACCGACTGGCACAAGATATCTTTTTTGCAATTCTGGAATCACATTCAAACCATATTGTTCAGGTTGAGTAGGATATGCTGTGGTACATTGTAAAATAGAAAAATCAACATTTCTTTCTTTCAAAAAGGCTACCGTCTGATCTAATTCTTCATAAGAACTCATTCCCGAAGACAAAATTACAGGCTTGCCAGTTTGGGCAATTTTTTCTAAAATTAAGAAATTATTGACTTCTCCAGAACCTATTTTATATTGTTCTACTCCTATCTCTTCGAGCCAATCGACGGCTAAATTACTAAAAGGAGAACAGATGAAATCCAATCCCACAGCATCGCAATGTGTTTTGACGCCTTTCCATTGCTCCAAAGTAAAACCCATTCGCTTCCAATAATCGAATCTTGTGGCATCTTCTAAAGAGAAATTTACCCTAAAAGGTTCTTGCTGGCTGCTTTCGGCTTCGGCAAGGTGCATTTGAAACTTAACAGCATCAACGCCAGTTTGTGCAATGGCATCGATGTAAGAATATAATATTCCTAAACTGCCATCGTGGGCCTGACCAATTTCGGCCATGATGTAAGGGGATGTTTTTTTTGATAGCATATTCTAAATTTCTTATCTAATGTTGAACAAAAACACTTATTTTTCTGGTTGCCAATAGATTTTAGTTTCTGGTAGTTTGTTATACTCTTCATATTCTTTCATCGTCAAACGATTGGCATTTTGTAACACTTTAGGCATATTCCAAACCAAATCAAACACAGCCAAAAAGATAGCTTGCAAGGCTTTGAAATCGCCTTTGAATACTTTCAGTTTGAACTGCATCCAAAGCGAATAGGCCATTTTTCGTGGGACTTTCTCCAATGGGTAAAACAAGAAAAATAAATACCAACCCGAACGCAAAGAACGCCGCAAACGAATCGTATAATCATCATTAACTCGTCTTCCTTTTACATCGACTCTATGCTGCACCAACACCTCTGGGAAATAATGGACTTCCCATTTTTTTTTAAACAATTGATAAGAGGCAAAATTTTCTTCTCCATAAAAAACAAACCATTCAGGATATTGAGGAATATCACGCCAAGCTTTCATGCGCCAGACATGGGCACAACCTACAAAACCTTGTACTCGTTGGAATCTCTCATTTGAAAATATTATTTCAGGCTCTTGCAATCCCCAAAAAATACGCAAAGCCAGTAAACCACAAGCAGGGTTTTCTTCAAAATGTCTGCGAATCAATTCTAAGGTATTTTCAGTAACAAAATGAGCATCATCGTCTAATGAAATGGCATAATCAGCCTTTGTCTCGTTCAGCATTTTGTTCCTGCAAAAAATATAGCCTTTGGAAACCGGATTGCTGAGGAGTTTTACTTCCGGAAAGTTTTCTTTTACATACTCATAAGTGCCATCGGTGGAACCATCTTCAAAAACCACGCATTCCACACCATCTTCCTTTAGCAAATACTTGATTTTCTCCAAAGTAAAAGCTAAATCGGTTATGCGATTTTTGGTGGTGATAAGGATGGAAAAAGTTGGATCTGACATCGCTAACTAATTATTTTTAAACCAACGATTACTTTTTTCAAATAA
Proteins encoded:
- a CDS encoding N-acetylneuraminate synthase family protein: MLSKKTSPYIMAEIGQAHDGSLGILYSYIDAIAQTGVDAVKFQMHLAEAESSQQEPFRVNFSLEDATRFDYWKRMGFTLEQWKGVKTHCDAVGLDFICSPFSNLAVDWLEEIGVEQYKIGSGEVNNFLILEKIAQTGKPVILSSGMSSYEELDQTVAFLKERNVDFSILQCTTAYPTQPEQYGLNVIPELQKRYLVPVGFSDHSAKMETCIAATALGAEILEFHVVFDRQMFGPDSKSSLTIAETKDLVLAVRNIATAMSHPIDKKNTAAFTELKQIFEKSLAVNKDLPQNHLLTFYDLESKKPKGFGIDAARFQEIIGKTLNKDLKQWDFLNESDLL
- a CDS encoding glycosyltransferase family 2 protein, with the protein product MSDPTFSILITTKNRITDLAFTLEKIKYLLKEDGVECVVFEDGSTDGTYEYVKENFPEVKLLSNPVSKGYIFCRNKMLNETKADYAISLDDDAHFVTENTLELIRRHFEENPACGLLALRIFWGLQEPEIIFSNERFQRVQGFVGCAHVWRMKAWRDIPQYPEWFVFYGEENFASYQLFKKKWEVHYFPEVLVQHRVDVKGRRVNDDYTIRLRRSLRSGWYLFFLFYPLEKVPRKMAYSLWMQFKLKVFKGDFKALQAIFLAVFDLVWNMPKVLQNANRLTMKEYEEYNKLPETKIYWQPEK